From a region of the Butyrivibrio sp. AE3004 genome:
- the nifJ gene encoding pyruvate:ferredoxin (flavodoxin) oxidoreductase has translation MARNMKTMDGNEAAAYASYAFTEVAAMYPITPSSVMPEHVDEWATAGKKNIFGRTVQITEMQSEAGAAGAVHGSLVAGALTSTYTASQGLLLMIPDIYKVAGERLPGVFNVSARCVASHALNIFGDHSDVYACRQTGAAMLCSSSVQEVMDLTPVSYMAAIEGKLPFINFFDGFRTSHEIQKIEVWDYKDLDEMVNHEAIDEFKANALNPNHPRQMGSAQNPDIFFQAREACNTGYDELPAIVQKYMDKVNAKLGTDYKLFNYYGDANAETIIVAMGSVNDTIEETIDYLAKQGQKVGVVKVRLYRPFDAKALVDAIPASVKRIAVLDRTKEPGSYREPLALDVIAALKGTKFESVPVMCGRYGLGSKDTTPEQIVAVYNNTDKEQFTIGINDDVTHLSLDAGAPLVTTPEGTTNCKFWGLGADGTVGANKNSIKIIGDNTDMYAQAYFDYDSKKSGGVTMSHLRFGKTPIKSTYLIKKANFVACHNPSYIRKFNMVQELVDGGSFLLNCPWTVDQLETEIPGQVKKFMYDHKINFYIMNGSKIGVEVGMGPTRINTILQSAFFNITKIIPEDDAIKFMKDAAQKTYGRKGEDVVKKNWDAIDAGADPKNLIKVEIPESWKDAKDEGLEFTEAKGDRKDVVDFVNNIQSKVNSQEGNTLKVSDLLPYVDGSTPSGSAAFEKRGIAVNVPKWDATKCVECGFCSLVCPHAAIRTVALTDEEVAAAPEGLQTKDLNGVPGYKFSVVISALDCTGCGSCANVCVGNKAGETLKMGAIAANKDEQKYFDYAVKTPVKTEVVEKLKETTIRGSQFKQPLLEFSGACAGCGETPYVKLVTQLFGDRMYVANATGCTSIWGNSSPSTPYTVNAKGQGPAWDNSLFEDNAEFGFGMVLAQNALRDAIKEKVEEIVAAGGSAKDAAQKYLDTFANGATNTAATEELVAALAGDSSDAAKYVVKNKDFAAKKSQWIFGGDGWAFDIGFGGLDHVLASGKDVNVLVVNTEVYSNTGGQSSKATPTGAVAQFAAGGKEIKQKDLASIAMSYGYVYVAQIAMGADMNQTLKAIAEAEAYPGPSLIIAYAPCINQGLKAGMNKVMDEEKKAVATGYWHMFRFNPAAEQKFTLDSKAPTEEYQDFLDGEVRYLSLKLKNPERAQKLYAKSKENAQERLDYLNKLVTLYSK, from the coding sequence ATGGCAAGAAACATGAAAACCATGGACGGCAACGAAGCAGCAGCTTATGCTTCATATGCATTTACTGAAGTTGCAGCCATGTACCCGATCACACCTTCATCAGTTATGCCTGAGCATGTTGATGAGTGGGCTACTGCCGGCAAGAAGAACATCTTCGGTCGCACAGTACAGATCACAGAAATGCAGTCAGAGGCAGGTGCAGCAGGTGCTGTACACGGATCTCTAGTAGCAGGTGCTCTTACATCTACTTATACTGCATCACAGGGACTTCTTCTTATGATCCCTGATATCTACAAGGTAGCAGGTGAGCGTCTTCCCGGTGTGTTCAATGTATCAGCTCGTTGCGTAGCTTCACATGCGCTGAACATCTTTGGTGATCATTCTGACGTCTATGCATGTCGCCAGACGGGTGCAGCAATGCTCTGCAGCTCAAGTGTACAGGAGGTAATGGATCTTACACCTGTTTCTTATATGGCTGCTATCGAGGGCAAGCTCCCGTTCATTAACTTCTTTGATGGTTTCCGTACATCACACGAAATCCAGAAGATCGAGGTTTGGGACTATAAGGATCTCGATGAGATGGTAAATCACGAGGCAATTGACGAGTTCAAGGCTAACGCTCTTAACCCGAATCACCCTCGTCAGATGGGTTCAGCTCAGAACCCTGATATCTTCTTCCAGGCAAGAGAAGCTTGCAACACAGGTTATGATGAGCTTCCTGCAATTGTTCAGAAGTACATGGACAAGGTTAATGCTAAGCTTGGAACAGATTACAAGCTCTTTAACTACTACGGAGATGCAAACGCTGAGACAATCATCGTTGCTATGGGTTCCGTAAACGATACAATCGAAGAGACAATCGACTATCTTGCTAAGCAGGGCCAGAAGGTCGGCGTAGTAAAGGTTAGACTTTATCGTCCTTTCGATGCTAAGGCACTTGTTGATGCTATCCCTGCAAGCGTTAAGAGAATTGCAGTTCTTGACAGAACTAAGGAGCCCGGATCATACCGTGAGCCTCTTGCTCTTGATGTTATCGCGGCTCTTAAGGGTACAAAGTTCGAGTCAGTTCCTGTAATGTGCGGACGTTACGGTCTTGGTTCAAAGGATACAACTCCTGAGCAGATCGTTGCTGTTTACAACAACACAGATAAAGAACAGTTCACAATCGGTATCAATGATGATGTTACACATCTTTCACTTGATGCAGGTGCTCCACTTGTTACAACTCCTGAGGGAACAACAAACTGTAAGTTCTGGGGTCTTGGTGCTGACGGTACTGTTGGTGCTAACAAGAACTCTATCAAGATCATTGGTGATAACACAGACATGTATGCTCAGGCATACTTCGATTATGACTCCAAGAAGTCAGGCGGTGTTACAATGTCTCACCTTAGATTTGGTAAGACTCCTATTAAGTCAACTTACCTTATCAAGAAGGCTAACTTTGTAGCTTGCCACAATCCTTCATATATCCGCAAGTTCAACATGGTTCAGGAACTTGTTGATGGAGGATCATTCCTTCTTAACTGCCCTTGGACAGTAGATCAGCTTGAGACTGAGATTCCCGGACAGGTTAAGAAGTTCATGTATGATCACAAGATCAACTTCTACATCATGAATGGTTCTAAGATTGGTGTTGAAGTAGGTATGGGTCCTACAAGAATTAACACAATCCTTCAGTCTGCATTCTTCAACATCACAAAGATCATTCCTGAAGATGATGCAATCAAGTTCATGAAGGATGCTGCTCAGAAGACTTACGGCCGTAAGGGTGAAGACGTAGTTAAGAAGAACTGGGATGCTATCGATGCCGGTGCTGATCCGAAGAACCTTATCAAGGTTGAGATTCCGGAGAGCTGGAAGGATGCTAAGGACGAAGGCCTTGAGTTCACAGAAGCTAAGGGCGATCGCAAGGACGTTGTAGATTTCGTTAATAACATCCAGTCGAAGGTTAATTCTCAGGAAGGTAACACTCTTAAGGTTTCTGACCTTCTTCCTTATGTTGATGGTTCCACACCTAGTGGATCTGCTGCATTCGAGAAGAGAGGTATTGCAGTTAACGTTCCGAAGTGGGATGCTACAAAGTGCGTAGAGTGCGGCTTCTGCTCACTCGTTTGTCCTCACGCTGCAATCAGAACAGTTGCTCTTACAGATGAAGAAGTTGCAGCTGCACCTGAAGGACTTCAGACAAAGGATCTCAATGGAGTTCCCGGATACAAGTTCTCAGTTGTTATCTCTGCACTTGATTGTACAGGATGTGGCTCATGTGCTAATGTCTGCGTTGGTAACAAGGCTGGCGAGACACTTAAGATGGGCGCTATTGCTGCTAACAAAGATGAGCAGAAGTACTTCGACTATGCTGTTAAGACTCCTGTTAAGACAGAAGTTGTTGAGAAGCTTAAAGAGACAACTATCAGAGGTTCACAGTTCAAGCAGCCTCTCCTTGAGTTCTCAGGCGCTTGCGCAGGTTGTGGTGAGACACCTTATGTTAAACTTGTTACTCAGCTCTTTGGTGACAGAATGTATGTTGCTAATGCTACGGGATGTACATCAATCTGGGGTAACTCTTCACCTTCAACACCTTACACAGTAAATGCTAAGGGCCAGGGTCCTGCATGGGATAACTCTCTGTTTGAAGATAATGCTGAGTTTGGTTTCGGTATGGTTCTTGCACAGAACGCACTCCGTGACGCTATCAAGGAAAAGGTTGAAGAGATCGTAGCTGCCGGTGGTTCTGCTAAGGATGCAGCTCAGAAGTATCTTGATACATTTGCAAATGGCGCAACAAACACAGCTGCTACAGAAGAGCTCGTAGCTGCACTCGCAGGTGATAGCTCAGATGCTGCTAAGTATGTTGTTAAGAATAAAGACTTTGCTGCTAAGAAGTCACAGTGGATCTTCGGTGGTGACGGTTGGGCATTCGATATCGGTTTCGGTGGTCTTGATCACGTACTTGCTTCCGGTAAGGATGTAAATGTTCTCGTTGTTAACACAGAGGTTTACTCAAATACAGGCGGACAGTCTTCAAAGGCTACTCCTACAGGTGCTGTTGCTCAGTTCGCTGCAGGCGGTAAGGAGATCAAGCAGAAGGATCTTGCTTCAATCGCAATGAGCTATGGTTATGTATATGTTGCTCAGATCGCTATGGGTGCTGATATGAACCAGACACTTAAGGCAATCGCTGAGGCAGAGGCATATCCGGGACCTTCACTTATCATCGCTTATGCTCCTTGTATCAACCAGGGTCTTAAGGCCGGCATGAACAAGGTTATGGACGAAGAGAAGAAGGCAGTTGCTACAGGATACTGGCATATGTTCAGATTCAATCCTGCTGCAGAGCAGAAGTTCACTCTTGACAGCAAGGCTCCTACAGAGGAGTATCAGGACTTCCTTGATGGTGAGGTTAGATACCTTTCACTTAAGCTCAAGAATCCTGAGAGAGCACAGAAGCTCTATGCTAAGTCAAAGGAGAACGCACAGGAGCGTCTTGACTACCTCAACAAGCTCGTAACTCTTTACTCTAAGTAA
- a CDS encoding DUF362 domain-containing protein: protein MAYVISDSCISCGSCAGQCPVSAISQGDSQFNIDPDTCIDCGSCAAQCPVSAISQG, encoded by the coding sequence ATGGCATACGTTATAAGTGATTCTTGCATCAGCTGCGGATCATGTGCAGGTCAGTGCCCTGTATCTGCTATTTCTCAGGGAGATTCTCAGTTCAACATCGATCCTGATACATGCATCGACTGCGGTTCATGCGCAGCTCAGTGCCCTGTATCTGCTATTTCTCAGGGCTAA
- a CDS encoding ABC transporter substrate-binding protein, with the protein MKNHKTNKPLCLLMATALLTSMLSGCTSAADNAGGVKEEANAEPDVSKFLIAVEEEPDTVDFQCTSIHYTIAQNVFDRLVEMENNAHGSAVVLPSLAKEWEVSDDELTYTFHLRDGVTFSNGSALTASDVLYSFTRLLTHPDSCNQDIVDVIAGADKLQSGETDQLEGFKVLGDLDFSITLEEPFAAFLPCLSMPGASIMDEETTVNAGERFGIDPEWTIGTGSFILWKWNKGEGMLLKANKDCWNGAPKCEGVNLKFMSDADEISALFEKGELDILDLDGLGSVADKYLEDDSYKDRLFRAHPVGITYIALNESIEPLNDVSVRKALQLALDRQALLDSSLNGKGEIEQGIFPHGLSGYNEDLAEIAYDPDAAASLLAEAGYGDGFEMTISVKSSVSSWEKPMMEDVASMWDKIGVKATVEVIDEAEWMKLRKSGKLSCYEATWTADFNDPDNFIYTFFGNKENTTFRSLCYPREDIMERVSDARAIADKDERIKEYRELEQTIIQEDAAWIPLFSRIRYYVKGERLGGIKASWNGSVKNNYRNMTIQ; encoded by the coding sequence AATGCCGGAGGTGTTAAGGAAGAAGCTAATGCTGAACCTGATGTATCAAAGTTTTTAATAGCTGTTGAGGAAGAGCCGGACACAGTGGATTTCCAATGTACATCCATTCACTATACTATTGCGCAGAATGTTTTCGACCGGCTTGTGGAAATGGAAAATAATGCTCATGGCAGTGCGGTTGTTTTACCATCGTTAGCAAAAGAATGGGAAGTATCCGATGATGAATTAACATATACCTTTCATCTTCGGGATGGCGTAACTTTCAGTAATGGATCAGCGCTTACTGCTTCGGATGTGCTTTATTCATTTACCAGGCTACTGACTCATCCGGATTCCTGCAATCAGGATATTGTTGACGTAATTGCAGGTGCAGATAAATTACAATCAGGAGAAACGGATCAGCTTGAAGGCTTTAAAGTCTTGGGAGATCTTGATTTTTCCATTACATTAGAGGAACCTTTTGCTGCCTTTTTGCCCTGCCTGTCTATGCCGGGTGCTTCTATTATGGATGAGGAAACGACGGTAAATGCAGGAGAACGTTTTGGGATTGATCCGGAATGGACAATCGGGACAGGTTCCTTTATTCTGTGGAAATGGAATAAAGGAGAAGGAATGCTGCTGAAAGCTAATAAAGATTGCTGGAATGGGGCGCCTAAGTGTGAAGGAGTGAATCTTAAGTTTATGTCAGATGCCGATGAGATATCAGCATTATTTGAAAAGGGTGAACTTGATATTCTGGATCTGGATGGCCTTGGCAGTGTAGCAGATAAATATCTGGAGGATGATTCGTATAAGGATCGTTTGTTCAGGGCGCATCCTGTAGGAATTACTTACATCGCGCTTAATGAGTCAATAGAACCATTAAACGATGTGTCAGTGCGAAAGGCACTTCAGCTGGCTTTGGACAGACAGGCGCTTCTTGATAGCAGTTTAAACGGAAAGGGAGAGATAGAGCAGGGAATTTTTCCGCATGGTCTCAGTGGATATAATGAGGATCTTGCTGAGATAGCCTATGATCCGGATGCTGCTGCAAGCCTTCTTGCCGAAGCGGGTTACGGTGATGGCTTTGAAATGACAATCAGCGTCAAATCATCCGTATCATCTTGGGAGAAACCCATGATGGAAGATGTAGCATCCATGTGGGACAAAATCGGTGTAAAGGCAACTGTCGAGGTTATCGATGAAGCCGAGTGGATGAAGCTTAGAAAGAGTGGAAAACTTTCCTGTTATGAGGCTACCTGGACAGCGGATTTTAATGATCCGGATAACTTTATTTATACATTTTTCGGCAACAAGGAAAATACAACCTTCAGGAGTCTTTGCTATCCGCGTGAGGATATAATGGAACGAGTTAGTGATGCACGTGCCATTGCGGATAAGGATGAGCGAATTAAGGAATACAGAGAGCTGGAACAGACGATCATTCAGGAGGATGCAGCATGGATTCCGCTGTTTTCAAGAATTCGTTATTATGTGAAGGGAGAACGACTTGGTGGTATTAAAGCATCCTGGAACGGATCGGTAAAAAATAATTATCGAAATATGACGATACAGTGA